In Desulfovibrionales bacterium, the genomic stretch AGCCACAGATTCATCTATCACCCTTTCAATATGGTGATAGCCCATCCTCCATACCTGCCTGCCGGATTCGATCCTGGACAGATCCAAAAGGCCATCTATCAATCGTGCCAACCGGTCGCTTTCTTCGTTAATTATATTCAGGAACTTTGTCTGTGTCTCCATATCCTCTCCTGCGTTGTCAAGCAGTATCTCGGAAAACGCCTTGATGGAGGTCAATGGCGTCCTTAATTCGTGGGAGACCGTGGACAAAAAGTTGGTCTTTATCTGGTCTAATTCCCTGAGCCTTGCGTTGGCCGCTTCCAGTTCTGTAGTCCTTTCCCTGACTTTGCCCTCCAGAGTCTTACTATATCTCTCAATCTCTTCTCTCGACCTCTTAAGGTCCTGGGTCATCCGGTTAAAGGATTGTCCTAATTGGCCAATCTCATCATCCCCTTTTACCTCAGCTAAATAGTTCAAATTCCCTCTTGCGACCTCTTCTGTCCCTATCACCAGGGCCTTGATCGGCTTAGTAATACTCCAGGTCAATAAGATGCTGGTCAGAATAATCGCCAGCAGGCCCGCCAGGGTGGCTATCTGTAACTGCCGGTGCGTCCTCTTTATGATGTCATAGGCCTCATCCGTCTTTTGACAGATGCCGACGCTCCACTCCTTTCCCGGAAAATCCAAATGGCCTTTCAGTCTGGAGTATGCACAGACCCGTCCCGCTTTCTGTGCACCGGTAAAATCAACCGTTCCCTCTGGATTGTGCGTTATGCGTCGTCTGAGTATATCTGGAGAAAGTTTTTCAAAAAGCTTTTCCTTATCAGGATGGGCAATAATCACGCCCTCTTTATTGGTCATGAACATGAATCCGGTCCTTCCGACCCGAACCCGGTCTGTAATATCCCATATCTTTCCCATGTTCACCTGACCAGCCACTACCGCCTGCACCCGGCCGGCTTTATTCAGGACCGGAGCCGTGGTCACAAAGATAAATTTTCTCGGATTCAGGATAATATGGACATTAGATACGACAGATCTGCCTTCACGGGCTTCCCTATACCAACTCTTGCTGTTCCAGCTGCCGCGATAGTTATATGTAGTCGAGGTAATAACATTTCCCGTAAGATCGATCAGGGTAATGTCTTCAAAGACCTTGTAAAAATCCTGGACCCGTCTCATCTCGGCTAATTTCTCATCTACATTCGTAAAGCTTGAACGAATGCCGGGACTGGCTGACAGAGTCTTAATGTTCATGTAGGCATTAAAAATGGAGCGGTCGATCTCGGTGCCTACCTGCTTGGTCAATGCCAGGAGATTTTCGCTTACCATATTATTCAGGGATTGCTTCACATAGGTCAGGAAGGATAGGCCCAAAATCAATAATGGCAGGAGCCCGGTAATCAGAAAGAATAAGCTGATCTTTCTACCCAGTCTTTTCCTGAAAATAATTTTTTCTCCAAGGCCCATTTTTCTTATTTGTTCATAAGTTCAGACCATATCTTATTTCTTATGGCGTGTCCCTTTCCTATTTCCTGATCCGTTCCTGCTTCCTTAAAGAACTCACATCGCCGGAGGATTTGCGCTGGCGGGTAAATAGCAGGGTCTTCCAATATCTCCTTCAGTGTATACCTCGCAGCGGCCCTATTGCAGTTGGCATACCAGAGGTAATTGGCTATCTTAGCACTTGCCTCCGGGGCGAGAATGTAATTGATAAATACCTCGGCCGTATACTTATTTCGTGAATCCCTCGGGATACAGATGTTGTCAACCCATATGGATGCTCCTTCTTTGGGAATCACATATTCGATATCTTTATTTTTATCTGCGGCATAACAGGCCTCGCCACTGAACTGGTGAGCCAGCCAGATTCTCCCGGATATGAGATCGCCCCTGGTCTTTATACAGTCATGATAGCCGGCAATAAGGGGCCTCTGCCTAAAAAGTAATAACCGGGCCTCCTCAAGTGCCCGGGGATCATTAGTATTAATGGAATAGCCTTTTGTCTTCAAGGCCATCGCTATTACCTCATCCATGTCATTTAATAAACTTATCTTTCCCCTGTACTTAAAGTCCCACAGTATTTTCCAGCTATTTACCTTTTCCTTAACGAACCTTCGGTTTACGGCAATACCCGTGGTACCCCACAAATATGGAACCGAATACCTGTTGCCCGGATCATAAAAGGGATTTTTAAACATAGGGTCTATGTTTCCAATGTTGGGGATATTTCGGTAGTTGACCGGCGCCAGAAGTTTCAATGCCCTCATCTCCTGTACCAAAAGGCCGCTAATTATGATGATATCGTACTTCGCCGGGTCTGATTGGACGGCAGATAACATTTCCTCTTCATTTTTATAGGTTTCGAGATGGACTTTGACTCCAAATCTCCTTTCAAAATCCCGGATGGTGGTCTCACCCAGATAGTCTTCCCAGTTATAGACATTTAACACCCGGGAAAGGGACCTTTCGTTGCCAGCAAAGGCTACTGGGGCCAATGATGACAATAACAAAAAAATACTTATCGTCATCAGTATCCTTAAAAGCCTGGGCATCTGTTCTCCTTTTAGCGGCGCTGTGAACATGCATAGCGAGCGCATTCCCCGCTGCTTGCGGCGGGGTTAGCGAGCGAATACTATGCTTTTTACCTTACATACGGAGATTCCCCGTCCGCCGTAGGTCCGCCTGCGGCGGACGGGGAGCTTCAATGGCTCAGTCCTACTAACCGTTCTATCCCACCCCCAGAAGTTTTCCGGGATACAATATATCCAACAACTTACGAATTACATCGAATAATTCGCCCCTGAACTTAAATCCTGCCGCAAGAAAGGCCCTTTTGCAGATTTTCAGGGCCTATATATCACTTGACAGTCCACCGGCCGTGCAGTATAAAAACCCTATCCATGGGTTAAAGGGAACCCTGTGCAAATCAGGGACGGTCCCGCCGCTGTATTCGGGGACGAAACCCACCTTTAAAGCCACTGTCAAAAGAATCGGTTTAAACCGTTTAAACAGTTTGAACCGTTGAGTTGACGGGAAGGCGTGGGGAGTAGGCAGATCCGTGAGTCAGAAGACCTGCCCGGGACGTAAATAGAGGCCTTTTTCTTCGCGGAAAAGAAGGGTGAAGTCAAGCGGGTGCAGCCCTTAAGTCCAACTAGTGGGATTTAAGGGCTTTTTGTTTTATGCTTTCTTGACAAGACGGCATAGTAAAAAGCTTCAGTTGCAAGGCGCGCAAGTCCTGAGGAATGAGGCGTACTTATAGCTACGCCGCAGTGACGAAGGATGCCGCGCAACGCAGCAAATGGACTTTTAACGAAGCCGTCTTTTATGGAGGAGATGTGACCAGGCCCATCCACGGTGGCAACATACGGAAAGTCCAGGATAAATATGGCTTGAGTAAATCTGCCGTCCTTGACTTTAGCGCCAGTATCAATCCTTTTGGCCCGCCCCGGGGCGTAAAAGAAGTCATCAAAAAATCCATAGATGACCTGCCCAACTACCCAGACTCCGACTGTCTTGAACTGCGCCAGGCCATCGCCGCCTACTGGAAGATTGACCCGGACAACTTACTGGTCGGTAACGGCTCTACCGAGCTTATCCATCTTATCACCCGCGTCTTGACGCCAAAACAGGCCCTCATCCCCATACCAACTTTTACCGAATACGAGGACGCCGTCCGTCTCGCAGGCGGCAGATGTCTGTTCATCGAGGCCCGCCCGGATAAAGACTTCTCCTGGCC encodes the following:
- a CDS encoding ATP-binding protein, translating into MGLGEKIIFRKRLGRKISLFFLITGLLPLLILGLSFLTYVKQSLNNMVSENLLALTKQVGTEIDRSIFNAYMNIKTLSASPGIRSSFTNVDEKLAEMRRVQDFYKVFEDITLIDLTGNVITSTTYNYRGSWNSKSWYREAREGRSVVSNVHIILNPRKFIFVTTAPVLNKAGRVQAVVAGQVNMGKIWDITDRVRVGRTGFMFMTNKEGVIIAHPDKEKLFEKLSPDILRRRITHNPEGTVDFTGAQKAGRVCAYSRLKGHLDFPGKEWSVGICQKTDEAYDIIKRTHRQLQIATLAGLLAIILTSILLTWSITKPIKALVIGTEEVARGNLNYLAEVKGDDEIGQLGQSFNRMTQDLKRSREEIERYSKTLEGKVRERTTELEAANARLRELDQIKTNFLSTVSHELRTPLTSIKAFSEILLDNAGEDMETQTKFLNIINEESDRLARLIDGLLDLSRIESGRQVWRMGYHHIERVIDESVAAVSSLAEKKGLVIDKKVQEGLPEIYVDRDKLTQVITNLLGNAIKFTDNDGLITVSAAVDEDRVQVAVADNGIGIPEDELDKIFMKFHQVDSSATRKKGGTGLGLAICKEIIEHHGGKIWVESQLGEGSTFYFTVPRYKEI
- a CDS encoding spermidine/putrescine ABC transporter substrate-binding protein, producing MPRLLRILMTISIFLLLSSLAPVAFAGNERSLSRVLNVYNWEDYLGETTIRDFERRFGVKVHLETYKNEEEMLSAVQSDPAKYDIIIISGLLVQEMRALKLLAPVNYRNIPNIGNIDPMFKNPFYDPGNRYSVPYLWGTTGIAVNRRFVKEKVNSWKILWDFKYRGKISLLNDMDEVIAMALKTKGYSINTNDPRALEEARLLLFRQRPLIAGYHDCIKTRGDLISGRIWLAHQFSGEACYAADKNKDIEYVIPKEGASIWVDNICIPRDSRNKYTAEVFINYILAPEASAKIANYLWYANCNRAAARYTLKEILEDPAIYPPAQILRRCEFFKEAGTDQEIGKGHAIRNKIWSELMNK